A window of Limosilactobacillus sp. WILCCON 0051 genomic DNA:
CGGAGGAGGATATTGATGAGTACTTTAAAAACCACCCAGAGTCAGACGACTGATCCGCGGTGCTGGTCATTTGCCAGACGGGCACTGGCAGAAAAATGCAGCGAAGCCAAGCGCAAGCCATTCTGGTTTTGGATTGAAGTTGAGCTGCCCAACCGGGAAAAACAATGGTATCAATTGCCGAAAGATCTGCAGTTTGCCATGCGGCAGTATCTGCATGAGCAGCCGAAAAACTGGCCTGCCGTTTTAAAAGGAGCGCTGGTCAACGTACCACGATCCGATTATGACGATCAGGGCTATGCCAGCCTCACGCTGGGTATGATTCGGCAGGTTAAGATACGGCATCGACACACAAGCATCAGCCGGCAGGTGGCGCGCAGTCAATTTATCATGCCGGAGTGGACCTGGTACGGATTAGCCAACCGGACGCAGATCAAACGTTTCATGTTTCACGATCACGACACTAGCAACCGCAAGAACATTTTGGCTGCACTACGGCACTGGGAAATGAGGTTCTTGCTGAAAAAATATTTTAAGATGGGAGATTTTTAGTATGAAATTTGAAACGATACACGAGATTCGCAATCGGTTCTTTATCAAGCACGAAGCGCCAGAAGAAATTGCCAATACGATCGACTATTCGGAGCTGCTGGAGGAATTTAAGGAGCTGGGCATTGTCTTTGACGATCACGGCACGCTGAGATGGCACGGCCGCAAAATCGGCGGTATGAACAAGAGCTATGCCGTCAGCCTGCTGCGGAAAATGATGGTGCGAATCATCATCAGAGAGTTCATGATTGACGATCAGGTAAATCAATACGAGGCGCTCGAAAAGCAGCAGATTGCACTGACGGTTATGAAAATCTCGCCAGAAATTATGGCCATGGATATCGACTTTCACAATCTAATCAGCGTCCTGATTGACCAGGCATTTACTTTTGATGCAACAAGATCGAAATGGATTGAACTTGAATACGCCGGCCAAAAGCTGGGCGCGTTTGTCAATCCGTATTCCAGTCAAAGTACAATCGCCGATACAAACTATGAGGCCGTTGTGCAGATTCTAAAACTGCTGGTCACGCCATTTATGCTGAAGAACTATCAGCCGGTTGTAAAAGTCGTTTTGAATGAGGAGGACGAGTGAAATGAGCAATGGAATATTGACCATGTTGACCATGGTTGCTACTAGCGGTTGTGTCGTAATTTTTGGAATCGAAACATTGCTTATGGCAATCCTAGGTGTCGATCCAGAAAAAGAGAAGGTAAAGAAAAATTTCTTTGATGAGGACTACAGCCAAGGATATCAAGAAATTCAAAAATTATACCTGAAAGAACTGAAATCAAAGGCAGAGTTAGTTCAACTAAGGAAACAAGAAATGATTCAAAAGTCAATTCATTCAATTTCTGAGGAGAAAAGTTAAACGAAACCCCTATAGCACAAAATAAAGGTGGTTCTCTTTCAATGGATAAAACGATATTTTTAATAACTCTAGTGTTGGCAGTAATAATGGCTTTTGGATTGCTAGATATCCTTTTGAAGATTCGAAATAGTTTAGAAAGCCAGGCTGAAAAACTTGGTCGTGATCAAGCAATCAAAGATTATTTCCTCGCCACTCCGAGAAAAAGTCAATCGCCATATAAATTAGGAACAGGAGGATTAACCATGTGGGAAGTCATTGAAGTCTATCTGATGGAACAAAATATGAAGCCAATTGAGCTGGCTGAAAAAGCGGGCATCTCAACTGGAACGCTCAGTGATTTAAAGTCAGGCCGGTTGAAAAATCCATCGTTTAAGCTGCTGGAAAAAATCGCTGATGTGCTGAATATCGATATGAATGAGTTCCGCGGATTGAGTTAAAAATTGGCAGGCCGGTCGGCAACGGCTGGTCACGCCATGAATGAGGAGGACGAGTGATGTTAGGTTATGTAGGTGAAGTATTAACTGCTCTAATTTTTCCAATATTTATTTTTATGGTCAGTAAGACAGACAACTATGGTCGGTTAGAGAAAAAATATTTGACTAAGATTGAATCCTATAAAGAAATTGTAGATTGTCGTCGAGAATTAATGATTCAAAAATCATTAAACGCTATTCGTGATCAAAAAAAGATTTAGCCGAAACATAAACAATAACAAGGACAAAAAAGATAACTGAGGGTTTTGGTAAACCAGAACCAAAATTAAAAAAAGGAGACCATAAAAAGCAGAAAATCAAAGTGATCATCTGCAGATTTCCCCAAAGATTGGTCATTAAACTGCAAAGCTGTATTTTTCTATGAAAAATCATTGATGCCAAAAATAAAGTGACGATATATACAGTGAAGCAGTCATCAAACTTTGCCAAGGTTTCAATAGGAACAGGGAGCGTGTGCTGCGGATCAAGGTGCAAAAATTTCAATAGCGCTTTGGTACCAGAACTATCAAAACGCCCATAAATTGCTACAAAAAAGCTAAGTACAAGCATTGGCTCAATAATCTTAGAAGCGATATTAGAAAACTGAAAAAATTTTTTTAAATTGTCAATTTGAATC
This region includes:
- a CDS encoding helix-turn-helix transcriptional regulator, translating into MDKTIFLITLVLAVIMAFGLLDILLKIRNSLESQAEKLGRDQAIKDYFLATPRKSQSPYKLGTGGLTMWEVIEVYLMEQNMKPIELAEKAGISTGTLSDLKSGRLKNPSFKLLEKIADVLNIDMNEFRGLS